In the Pseudothauera hydrothermalis genome, one interval contains:
- the lptG gene encoding LPS export ABC transporter permease LptG: MSRVLQRYLAREILLSTALVLAAFLGLFAFFDVVNELEDIGKQGYELHHALIYVLMTVPSRIYELMPVAVLIGSLYALTTLARHSEITVMRASGLSNAAMMGTLGAIGLVFVALTFVFGEYLAPPAERAAQQWKLIATQANVSQRLRSGLWVKDGPRVVNVRILLPDRSMEQVRIFEFDAQSRMISISEAQAGRYDAQDGSWRLTGVRQTQFSDNRTQVVELPEIAWRSELTPEVLSVLMVAPERMSVDALYAYIRHLRDNRQSAERYEIALWKKLTYPLAALVMMALALPFALMHDRQAAVSVKVFFGVMLGVGFHLLNGLFSNLGVINAWPPALAAITPSLLFLLAAGALLYLVERR, encoded by the coding sequence ATGAGCCGGGTGTTGCAGCGCTATCTGGCGCGGGAGATTCTGTTGTCCACTGCGCTGGTGTTGGCCGCGTTTCTGGGGCTGTTTGCGTTTTTCGATGTGGTCAACGAACTCGAGGATATCGGCAAACAGGGCTATGAACTGCACCACGCTCTGATCTATGTGCTGATGACCGTGCCGAGCCGGATCTATGAGCTGATGCCGGTGGCGGTGTTGATCGGCAGTCTGTATGCGCTCACCACCTTGGCCCGGCATTCCGAAATCACCGTGATGCGCGCCTCCGGGTTGTCCAACGCGGCCATGATGGGCACTTTGGGTGCGATCGGCCTGGTGTTTGTCGCGCTCACTTTCGTGTTTGGCGAATACCTGGCCCCCCCGGCGGAGCGGGCCGCCCAGCAGTGGAAGCTGATTGCCACCCAGGCCAACGTGTCGCAGCGTTTGCGCTCGGGTTTATGGGTCAAGGACGGTCCGCGGGTGGTGAATGTGCGCATCCTGTTGCCCGACCGCAGCATGGAGCAGGTGCGTATTTTTGAGTTCGATGCCCAGTCAAGGATGATTTCGATCAGCGAAGCACAGGCCGGGCGTTATGACGCACAGGACGGTAGCTGGCGGCTGACTGGTGTGCGCCAGACGCAGTTTTCCGACAATCGCACGCAAGTAGTGGAACTGCCGGAAATCGCCTGGCGCTCGGAGCTCACCCCGGAAGTTTTGAGCGTGTTGATGGTGGCGCCGGAACGCATGTCGGTGGACGCGCTTTATGCTTATATCCGTCATTTGCGGGACAACCGGCAAAGCGCCGAGCGCTACGAGATCGCTTTATGGAAGAAGCTGACCTATCCGCTGGCAGCGTTGGTGATGATGGCGTTGGCACTGCCCTTTGCTCTGATGCACGACCGGCAGGCTGCGGTCAGCGTCAAGGTCTTCTTTGGGGTCATGCTGGGCGTGGGCTTTCACCTGCTCAACGGTCTGTTTTCCAATCTCGGGGTCATCAACGCTTGGCCGCCGGCGTTGGCGGCGATTACGCCAAGCCTGCTTTTTCTGCTGGCTGCCGGCGCGCTGCTGTATCTGGTGGAGCGACGCTGA
- the rplS gene encoding 50S ribosomal protein L19, which translates to MNLIQQLEQEEIARLTEGKTIPAFAPGDTVEVQVKVKEGNRERLQAYEGVVIAKRNRGLNSSFIVRKISSGEGVERTFQTYSPLVASIEVKRRGDVRRAKLYYLRQRSGKSARIKEKLDYKAVAAKKQQKQQA; encoded by the coding sequence AACCTGATTCAGCAGCTCGAACAGGAAGAAATCGCCCGCCTGACCGAAGGCAAGACCATTCCGGCATTCGCCCCGGGCGACACCGTAGAGGTACAAGTCAAGGTCAAGGAAGGCAACCGCGAACGCCTCCAGGCCTACGAAGGCGTGGTGATTGCCAAGCGCAACCGCGGTCTCAACTCCAGCTTCATCGTGCGCAAGATCTCCTCCGGCGAGGGCGTGGAACGGACCTTCCAGACCTACTCCCCGCTGGTGGCCAGCATCGAGGTCAAGCGTCGCGGTGATGTGCGTCGCGCCAAGCTGTACTACCTGCGCCAGCGTTCCGGCAAGTCCGCCCGGATCAAGGAAAAGCTCGACTACAAGGCTGTCGCAGCGAAGAAACAGCAAAAGCAACAAGCCTGA